In Hypanus sabinus isolate sHypSab1 chromosome 17, sHypSab1.hap1, whole genome shotgun sequence, the following proteins share a genomic window:
- the irx6a gene encoding Iroquois homeobox protein 6a, whose amino-acid sequence MVTKGAAMSFSQFGYPYNTTSQFFVSASPSTACCEPGSRPVSEGSAGPAQTAICCPNYDNRLLANARTEINAAAAALGMYSSPAYATAASQSYGNYLTYSTDPSAFYSSLNSQYEIKDSTGSLHSGIAPTATYYPYEHSLGHYQYDRCGTMDFSGTTRRKNATRETTSTLKTWLYEHRKNPYPTKGEKIMLAIITKMTLTQVSTWFANARRRLKKENKMTWSPRNKGGDDKKEESARRDREEHGTDSMENDEKEYRESKELRLSDLEDDESEKLESDHEKAPSEIRSRRGLIETEGNDCNVSPSNNLHTSCSKNCSTPESDFLDTITNKPSVSVASNSLPQRFGTAEKPRIWSLAHTAASNCLVGCQNGQSRIARYCAEVRPSQGMVNQVDDIISLGDSSQAARILRTSTFNLQTLVAAGQLHCASYPALDNCQYTSGTEGFLRNVKSDLGAADITETCLLRQEERVRAAFRPVLKR is encoded by the exons ATGGTAACAAAAGGAGCAGCGATGTCGTTCTCTCAGTTTGGATACCCTTACAATACCACTTCACAG TTCTTCGTGTCAGCGAGTCCCAGCACGGCGTGTTGCGAACCAGGCTCCAGACCTGTATCCGAAGGCTCCGCTGGCCCGGCCCAGACTGCCATTTGCTGTCCCAACTACGATAACAGACTGCTGGCCAACGCCAGGACCGAGATCAACGCAGCTGCCGCGGCGCTGGGCATGTACAGCAGTCCTGCTTATGCAACCGCAGCTAGCCAGAGCTATGGGAACTACCTTACATACAGTACAGATCCTTCAGCTTTCTACTCTTCACTG AATTCTCAGTACGAAATTAAAGATAGCACTGGGAGCTTGCACTCGGGAATTGCTCCGACAGCTACTTACTATCCGTATGAACACTCCTTGGGACACTACCAATACGACAG ATGCGGCACCATGGACTTCAGCGGCACCACACGGCGCAAGAATGCGACCCGAGAAACTACCAGCACCCTGAAGACTTGGCTATACGAACACAGGAAGAACCCTTACCCCACCAAAGGCGAGAAGATCATGCTGGCCATCATCACGAAAATGACGCTGACCCAAGTGTCCACCTGGTTTGCGAACGCCAGGAGGAGGTtgaagaaggaaaataaaatgaccTGGTCACCCAGAAACAAAGGAGGGGATGACAAGAAAGAGGAGAGTGCCAGAAGGGACAGAGAGGAACATGGAACGGACAGCATGGAAAACG AtgagaaagaatacagagaaagcaAAGAGTTGAGACTGAGCGATCTGGAAGATGATGAGTCAGAAAAACTAGAAAGTGACCATGAAAAGGCACCAAGTGAAATCAGATCGAGGAGAGGCTTGATCGAAACTGAAGGAAATGACTGCAATGTATCTCCTTCAAACAACCTGCACACTTCCTGTTCCAAAAACTGTTCTACCCCCGAGTCCGACTTTCTAGATACGATAACGAATAAGCCATCTGTTTCTGTCGCAAGCAACAGCCTCCCGCAGCGCTTCGGGACAGCGGAGAAGCCGAGGATTTGGTCCCTGGCGCACACGGCAGCCTCCAATTGTCTGGTGGGTTGTCAGAACGGCCAGAGCCGGATTGCGAGGTACTGCGCGGAGGTGAGGCCGTCCCAGGGCATGGTGAACCAAGTCGATGATATAATTTCCCTCGGAGACTCTTCACAAGCCGCCCGCATTCTGAGAACTTCTACATTCAACTTACAAACGCTTGTAGCGGCTGGTCAGTTGCACTGCGCTTCCTACCCTGCGCTAGACAACTGCCAGTATACATCAGGGACTGAAG gatttttaagaaaTGTGAAATCTGATTTGGGGGCAGCAGATATTACGGAAACGTGTCTACTGCGCcaggaggagagagtgagagcggcCTTCAGACCTGTGCTGAAGAGGTGA